The Streptomyces sp. SS1-1 genome has a segment encoding these proteins:
- a CDS encoding Lrp/AsnC family transcriptional regulator codes for MAESVVLDPVDLHLLRLLQNDARATYRDLAAQVGVAPSTCLDRVTRLRRSGVILGHQLRLDPAKLGRGLEALLSVQVRPHRRELVGPFVERIRALPESRSVFHLTGPDDYLVHVAVADMSDLQRLVLDEFTAHREVARVETRLIFQQWDCGPLLPPGAPRGTP; via the coding sequence ATGGCGGAATCAGTCGTACTCGATCCGGTCGATCTGCATCTGCTGCGGCTTCTGCAGAACGACGCACGGGCCACCTACCGGGACCTCGCCGCGCAGGTCGGGGTGGCGCCGTCGACGTGCCTGGACCGGGTGACGCGCTTGCGGCGCTCGGGTGTGATCCTCGGGCACCAGCTCCGGCTGGACCCCGCCAAGCTGGGCCGCGGCCTGGAGGCCCTGCTGTCCGTGCAGGTCCGGCCGCACCGCCGGGAGCTGGTGGGGCCGTTCGTGGAGCGGATCCGGGCGCTGCCGGAGTCGCGGAGCGTCTTCCACCTGACCGGTCCGGACGACTACCTGGTCCATGTCGCGGTCGCGGACATGTCGGATCTGCAGCGCCTGGTCCTGGACGAGTTCACCGCGCACCGCGAGGTGGCGCGGGTGGAGACGCGGCTGATCTTCCAGCAGTGGGACTGCGGGCCGCTGTTGCCACCCGGCGCGCCGAGGGGCACGCCCTGA
- a CDS encoding DUF885 domain-containing protein: MSDTNTPLPREVADAYVDELIALDPLTGTYLGVKESSSRLPDLSPAGQEALAGLQRATLARLDEAERRPGADSDIERRCARLLRERLTAELAVHDADEGLRSVGNMATPAHSVREIFTVTPSETDEDWAAIAERLRAVPAAYAGYRESLELGLERKLYAAPRPTATFVEQLTEWAGPEGGRGWFEEFTAGPEALRAELDEAARAATGAVADLRDWMRDVYTPAIEGAPNTVGRERYARWARYFNGIDLDLDEAYAYGWSEYHRLLGEMKKEAERVLPGAATPWVALAHLDEHGKHIEGVDEVRDWLQGLMDEAIEKLDGTHFELAEPVRRVESCIAPPGGAAAPYYTPPSEDFSRPGRTWLPTMGQTRFPVYDLVSTWYHEGVPGHHLQLAQWVYVAGNLSRYQATIGMVSANAEGWALYAERLMDELGFLTDPEHRLGYLDAQMMRAARVIVDIGMHLELEIPADSPFHPGERWTPDLAQEFFGTHSSRPADFVESELTRYLTIPGQAIGYKLGERAWLQGREKARQRHGDAFDLKAWHMAALSQGSLGLDDLVEELAAL, encoded by the coding sequence ATGTCCGACACCAACACCCCACTGCCCCGTGAGGTCGCCGACGCGTACGTCGACGAGCTCATCGCCCTCGACCCGCTCACCGGTACCTACCTGGGCGTGAAGGAGAGCAGCAGCAGGCTGCCCGACCTGTCCCCGGCCGGCCAGGAGGCACTCGCCGGGCTCCAGCGCGCCACGCTCGCCCGGCTCGACGAGGCCGAGCGCAGGCCCGGCGCGGACAGCGACATCGAGCGCCGGTGCGCGCGGCTGCTGCGCGAGCGGCTCACCGCGGAACTCGCCGTGCACGACGCCGACGAGGGTCTGCGCTCGGTCGGCAACATGGCCACGCCCGCCCACTCGGTGCGCGAGATCTTCACGGTGACGCCGAGCGAGACCGACGAGGACTGGGCGGCGATCGCCGAGCGGCTGCGCGCGGTGCCGGCGGCCTACGCGGGCTACCGGGAGTCCCTCGAACTCGGCCTGGAGCGGAAGCTGTACGCGGCGCCGCGGCCGACCGCCACGTTCGTCGAGCAGCTCACCGAGTGGGCCGGACCGGAGGGCGGGCGCGGCTGGTTCGAGGAGTTCACCGCCGGCCCCGAGGCGCTGCGCGCGGAGCTGGACGAGGCGGCCCGGGCGGCGACGGGGGCCGTGGCCGACCTGCGGGACTGGATGCGGGACGTGTACACGCCCGCGATCGAGGGCGCGCCGAACACGGTGGGCCGTGAGCGCTACGCCCGCTGGGCGCGCTACTTCAACGGCATCGACCTGGACCTGGACGAGGCGTACGCCTACGGCTGGTCCGAGTACCACCGGCTGCTCGGCGAGATGAAGAAGGAGGCCGAGCGCGTCCTGCCGGGCGCGGCGACCCCGTGGGTGGCGCTGGCGCACCTCGACGAGCACGGCAAGCACATCGAGGGCGTCGACGAGGTCCGCGACTGGCTGCAGGGCCTGATGGACGAGGCCATCGAGAAGCTGGACGGCACCCACTTCGAACTGGCCGAGCCGGTGCGGAGGGTGGAGTCGTGCATCGCCCCGCCCGGCGGCGCCGCGGCCCCGTACTACACCCCTCCGTCGGAGGACTTCTCCCGGCCGGGCCGCACCTGGCTGCCGACGATGGGCCAGACCCGCTTCCCCGTCTACGACCTGGTCTCCACCTGGTACCACGAGGGCGTGCCCGGCCATCACCTCCAGCTCGCGCAGTGGGTGTACGTCGCCGGGAACCTCTCCCGCTACCAGGCCACCATCGGCATGGTCAGTGCCAACGCCGAGGGCTGGGCGCTGTACGCGGAGCGGCTGATGGACGAGCTGGGCTTCCTCACGGACCCGGAGCACCGGCTCGGCTACCTGGACGCGCAGATGATGCGGGCCGCGCGGGTCATCGTGGACATCGGCATGCATCTGGAGCTGGAGATCCCGGCGGACTCGCCGTTCCACCCGGGTGAGCGCTGGACGCCCGACCTGGCGCAGGAGTTCTTCGGCACGCACAGCAGCCGTCCGGCGGACTTCGTGGAGAGCGAGCTGACCCGGTATCTGACCATCCCGGGCCAGGCCATCGGCTACAAGCTGGGCGAACGCGCCTGGCTGCAGGGCCGGGAGAAGGCGCGGCAGCGGCACGGCGACGCCTTCGACCTCAAGGCGTGGCACATGGCGGCCCTGTCCCAGGGTTCGCTGGGCCTGGACGACCTGGTGGAGGAGCTGGCCGCGCTCTAG
- a CDS encoding immunity 21 family protein has protein sequence MVTFAEPGTLEWIESGGGPLIAVPETVLPFWAGADGDETASDYDRSCEVDAPVGLLPVGDGAALVLGDEPAATAYLPDHGVFVRWCAADSEANLLAGVPAALATAVWEREVTWKVPGPVVLFDSAWPGRETARTAHLRVGLTPGRYAVRAAHARPGPETWMILVQLRRLP, from the coding sequence ATGGTGACTTTCGCGGAACCGGGAACGCTGGAGTGGATCGAGTCGGGCGGAGGCCCGCTGATAGCCGTGCCGGAGACGGTGCTTCCGTTCTGGGCCGGCGCCGACGGCGACGAGACCGCCTCGGACTACGACCGGTCCTGCGAGGTCGACGCCCCCGTCGGCCTCCTGCCGGTCGGCGACGGAGCGGCACTGGTCCTCGGCGACGAACCCGCGGCCACGGCCTATCTCCCGGACCACGGCGTCTTCGTCCGGTGGTGCGCGGCCGACTCCGAGGCGAACCTGCTCGCCGGGGTCCCCGCCGCGCTGGCCACGGCGGTCTGGGAGCGCGAGGTCACCTGGAAGGTGCCCGGCCCGGTGGTGCTGTTCGACTCGGCCTGGCCGGGACGGGAGACGGCACGGACCGCGCACCTGCGGGTCGGCCTCACCCCGGGCCGGTACGCGGTCCGCGCCGCGCACGCCCGGCCCGGCCCCGAGACCTGGATGATCCTGGTCCAGCTGCGGCGGCTGCCGTAG
- a CDS encoding SWIM zinc finger family protein, with protein MTRSLQAVAYRRPSALRSAADGQHLGLETSRGATPAGVEDHPRFFTGFLTSPQVASAGLLAVADVAATRYYQRQLAASLDPVVTGNGDRLRFESFSGCCGVYARLDVLEPGLDGGEVGHGTTNVDVNNPLREALSRIGVDDPLHLRVGPEELAVTTVDGPVVEKKVPLPDRWLRGFAEAQVMAAGFDLRAELPAAEAVRFLRSLPRGGARGASGGARWVVPAGKSLRPTTRAVPGAVCLPGPERLAALQRVLRHATALRVYGPALNGGSAGTASAWEAVLPGMRLTLTLSPDAARGFSGEGGVLDALATDEAAEDAELVAVLLAWEPRIDVADLAAASGLTADRVRAALVRLGTSGRVGYDTAEAAYFHRELPYDAERAERHNPRLRAARALVAAGAVAFQGGIGTVTAEDGHVHRVRDASGELSCSCLWWAKYRGGRGPCKHALAVRMVRRGASVEERDMTKAGGTR; from the coding sequence ATGACGCGATCTCTCCAGGCCGTGGCCTATCGCCGACCCTCCGCGCTGCGCTCCGCGGCGGACGGACAGCACTTGGGACTCGAGACCTCCCGGGGTGCGACACCCGCCGGTGTCGAGGACCATCCCCGGTTCTTCACCGGCTTCCTGACGTCTCCTCAGGTGGCCTCCGCCGGGCTGCTCGCGGTGGCGGACGTGGCGGCCACCCGCTACTACCAGCGGCAGCTGGCCGCCTCCCTGGACCCGGTGGTGACGGGCAACGGGGACCGGCTGCGCTTCGAGTCCTTCTCCGGCTGCTGCGGGGTGTACGCCCGTCTGGACGTGCTGGAACCGGGCCTGGACGGCGGCGAGGTGGGGCACGGCACCACGAACGTCGACGTCAACAACCCGCTGCGGGAGGCGCTGTCGCGGATCGGCGTGGACGACCCGCTCCATCTGCGCGTCGGCCCGGAGGAGCTGGCGGTGACCACGGTCGACGGCCCGGTCGTGGAGAAGAAGGTGCCCCTGCCGGACCGCTGGCTGCGCGGCTTCGCGGAGGCCCAGGTCATGGCGGCCGGCTTCGATCTGCGGGCGGAGCTGCCGGCGGCCGAGGCGGTGCGGTTCCTGCGTTCGCTCCCGCGCGGAGGCGCGCGCGGCGCGTCGGGCGGGGCGCGCTGGGTCGTGCCCGCCGGGAAGAGCCTGCGGCCGACCACCCGTGCGGTGCCGGGGGCGGTGTGCCTGCCCGGCCCGGAGCGGCTGGCCGCGCTCCAGCGGGTGCTGCGGCACGCCACCGCGCTGCGGGTGTACGGCCCGGCACTGAACGGCGGTTCGGCCGGCACGGCGAGCGCGTGGGAGGCGGTCCTCCCCGGGATGCGGCTGACCCTGACCCTGTCGCCGGACGCCGCGCGCGGCTTCTCCGGGGAGGGCGGCGTCCTCGACGCGCTCGCCACCGACGAGGCCGCCGAGGACGCGGAACTGGTCGCGGTGCTCCTGGCGTGGGAGCCCCGGATCGATGTCGCCGACCTGGCGGCCGCCTCCGGACTCACCGCCGACCGGGTCCGGGCGGCCCTGGTCCGTCTCGGCACCTCCGGCCGGGTCGGCTACGACACGGCGGAGGCGGCGTACTTCCACCGGGAGCTGCCGTACGACGCCGAGCGGGCGGAGCGTCACAACCCGAGGCTGCGGGCGGCACGGGCCCTGGTCGCGGCGGGGGCGGTCGCCTTCCAGGGCGGGATCGGCACGGTGACGGCCGAGGACGGACATGTGCACCGGGTGCGTGACGCGTCCGGGGAGCTCAGCTGCAGCTGTCTGTGGTGGGCCAAGTACCGGGGCGGGCGCGGGCCGTGCAAGCATGCGCTGGCGGTCCGGATGGTACGGCGAGGCGCCTCCGTCGAGGAGCGCGACATGACGAAGGCCGGGGGGACGCGATGA
- a CDS encoding DUF6493 family protein, giving the protein MSSLVEAVRAGRSAEVVSLLDGMTDAERRAEFPELRAVRKELRAEPWSAEARRVYPALHAAGAACQTGAAGVAAWIAASDMRWSSASPGVLIDLLGDRPPAWLADVAHRLAARPVTSRVSYELMAGLVRLAGCPVPTTEAYVQGWVDHIGHVWQRGDTILDRLRKDPHLTELVAALFETADIGGRLFWGSDEGEDGWSGALARLTAEGALDRAATVDACVARLLRGGPAADHRAFLRMLQAFTLTRDEERERVADWLALASDGPSVVAAHAQSVLASLALDGELPARRLAEMSGAVLFRTEKKLVRAQLILLGKVLARDASTAGELLPAVAQAFGHEDSDVQERALKLVERHRRGIGSDTVRDELRSAAEQLSPALRRRAADVLGVSLDAAEPLAYEEVLPPAPQPVRVAPAPASATELAEEVGALLAAGGDVAAFERTVDGLVREAHRDRKGLLEALEPVLAQRWWHRSDAQRHPVESSFTGPYGLVGPSHALELLLATVAGAVPTTALRSAVVLRTASDQCGHAPLIRAFETRIWELAFRFRTEPLPFLLSTPTWGTGLLEPEDLVARLEEYRRLGARASQADFTQALLRVRRGDRARAGAVAERAAALGTAEGTRLAEWLASAPPTPVIRRGTPEDRVLVQADGIPEFLDGLPDGFRTLGLPVSGDTARWSCYHWHNDIRPHWLAVLPEGRELVAVRLLRDVSFTAIHDSRGEAAILPLLAESGGQAGDAVRLAVAHGLGARHPQDRLAAVDALLVLASRGQLDAAGLGADLGDLARRGVVKPSRLVDSVRTAMSTGAYGTVWETLRHTLPVLLADMATGAPTAPARGLADLLSAAAECAERTGARGEVPHLAGTADRRGSSRLVGQARRLHTALTTDLAA; this is encoded by the coding sequence ATGAGTTCGCTGGTGGAAGCGGTACGGGCGGGGCGTTCGGCGGAGGTGGTGAGCCTCCTCGACGGGATGACGGACGCCGAACGGCGGGCCGAGTTCCCCGAGTTGCGGGCGGTGCGCAAGGAGCTGCGGGCCGAGCCGTGGTCCGCGGAGGCACGCCGGGTCTATCCGGCGCTCCACGCGGCGGGTGCGGCGTGCCAGACCGGGGCGGCCGGGGTGGCGGCCTGGATCGCGGCCTCCGACATGCGCTGGTCGTCCGCCTCCCCGGGGGTGCTGATCGACCTGCTGGGCGACCGGCCCCCGGCCTGGCTCGCGGATGTGGCGCACCGTCTGGCGGCCCGGCCGGTCACCTCCCGGGTGTCGTACGAGCTGATGGCGGGGCTCGTCCGGCTGGCCGGGTGCCCGGTGCCGACGACCGAGGCGTACGTGCAGGGCTGGGTGGATCACATCGGTCATGTGTGGCAGCGCGGGGACACGATCCTGGACCGGCTGCGCAAGGACCCGCATCTGACGGAGCTGGTGGCCGCGCTGTTCGAGACCGCCGACATCGGGGGCCGGCTCTTCTGGGGGTCGGACGAGGGGGAGGACGGCTGGAGCGGGGCGCTCGCCCGGCTCACCGCCGAGGGTGCGCTGGACCGCGCGGCGACGGTGGACGCCTGCGTGGCCAGGCTGCTGCGGGGCGGGCCGGCCGCCGATCACCGGGCGTTCCTGCGCATGCTGCAGGCGTTCACGCTGACGCGTGACGAGGAGCGGGAGCGTGTCGCCGACTGGCTGGCCCTGGCGTCCGACGGGCCGTCCGTGGTGGCCGCGCACGCCCAGTCGGTGCTGGCGTCACTGGCTCTGGACGGCGAGCTGCCCGCGCGCCGGCTGGCCGAGATGTCGGGTGCCGTGCTGTTCCGTACCGAGAAGAAGCTGGTCCGCGCCCAGTTGATCCTGCTCGGCAAGGTCCTGGCCCGTGACGCGTCGACGGCCGGCGAGCTGCTGCCCGCCGTCGCCCAGGCGTTCGGGCACGAGGACTCGGACGTGCAGGAGCGGGCGCTGAAGCTGGTCGAACGGCACCGGCGCGGGATCGGATCGGACACGGTCCGCGACGAACTGCGGTCGGCGGCGGAGCAGTTGAGTCCGGCGCTGCGCCGGCGGGCCGCGGACGTCCTCGGGGTCTCCCTGGACGCGGCGGAGCCGCTCGCCTACGAGGAGGTGCTGCCGCCCGCTCCGCAGCCGGTGCGGGTGGCCCCGGCGCCCGCGTCGGCGACGGAACTCGCCGAGGAGGTGGGGGCGCTGCTGGCGGCCGGCGGTGACGTGGCGGCGTTCGAGCGGACTGTCGACGGGCTGGTGCGCGAGGCGCACCGGGACCGGAAGGGGCTGCTGGAGGCGCTGGAACCCGTGCTGGCCCAGCGCTGGTGGCACCGGTCGGACGCGCAGCGCCACCCGGTGGAGTCCTCGTTCACCGGCCCCTACGGACTGGTCGGCCCGTCGCACGCGCTGGAACTGCTCCTGGCCACGGTGGCCGGCGCGGTCCCCACCACCGCCCTCCGCAGCGCCGTCGTCCTGAGGACCGCGAGCGACCAGTGCGGTCACGCCCCGCTCATCCGGGCCTTCGAGACCCGGATCTGGGAGCTGGCCTTCCGGTTCCGCACCGAGCCTCTGCCGTTCCTGCTCTCCACGCCGACCTGGGGCACGGGGCTGCTGGAGCCGGAGGACCTGGTGGCCCGACTCGAGGAGTACCGGCGTCTCGGCGCGCGGGCGTCCCAGGCCGACTTCACGCAGGCGCTGCTCCGGGTCCGGCGCGGCGACCGGGCACGGGCCGGCGCGGTGGCGGAGCGGGCGGCCGCGCTGGGTACGGCGGAGGGGACGCGACTGGCCGAGTGGCTGGCCTCGGCGCCCCCCACGCCGGTGATCAGGCGCGGGACACCAGAGGACCGTGTCCTGGTCCAGGCGGACGGGATACCCGAGTTCCTGGACGGCCTCCCGGACGGGTTCCGCACCCTGGGCCTGCCGGTGAGCGGCGACACCGCGCGCTGGTCCTGCTACCACTGGCACAACGACATCCGGCCGCACTGGCTCGCGGTGCTTCCCGAGGGGCGGGAGCTGGTGGCGGTCCGGTTGCTGCGCGACGTCTCGTTCACGGCGATCCACGACAGCCGGGGGGAGGCGGCGATCCTGCCGCTGCTCGCCGAGTCGGGCGGGCAGGCCGGGGATGCGGTGCGTCTCGCCGTGGCGCACGGGCTCGGCGCACGGCATCCGCAGGACCGCCTTGCGGCGGTCGACGCCCTGCTGGTGCTGGCGTCGCGGGGCCAGCTGGACGCGGCCGGACTGGGCGCGGACCTGGGCGACCTGGCCCGGCGCGGGGTGGTGAAGCCGTCGCGGCTCGTCGACTCGGTCCGCACGGCGATGTCCACGGGCGCGTACGGCACCGTCTGGGAGACGTTGCGGCACACCCTGCCGGTACTGCTGGCGGACATGGCGACGGGCGCGCCGACGGCTCCGGCGCGGGGGCTCGCGGATCTGCTGTCCGCCGCAGCGGAGTGCGCCGAGCGGACCGGGGCGCGCGGGGAGGTGCCGCATCTGGCGGGCACCGCCGACCGCCGGGGATCGTCCCGGCTGGTGGGACAGGCACGGAGGCTGCACACGGCGCTGACGACCGACCTGGCCGCCTGA
- a CDS encoding trans-sulfuration enzyme family protein: MSGYDDARTAARALATEAVHAGRDDLARQGLHAPPIDLSTTYPSYDSRAEAARIDAFAATGAEPDGPPVYGRLGNPTVARFETALARLEGTDAAVAFASGMAALSAVLLVRASMGLRHVVAVRPLYGCSDHLLTAGLLGSEVTWTDPAGIADALRPDTGLVIVETPANPTLAEVDLRAVAHACGSVPLLVDNTFATPVLQRPAEHGARLVLHSATKYLGGHGDVMAGVVACDEELAGRLRQVRFATGGVLHPLAGYLLLRGLATLPVRVRAASENAAELARRLSADPRVAQVHYPRIGGAMIAFEVDGDPHEVIGGVRLITPAVSLGSVDTLIQHPASISHRIVDADDRRGAGVSDRLLRMSVGLEDVDDLWADLDRALGAMQTGAAAGSADEGAAGTPAPAGAH; encoded by the coding sequence ATGTCCGGGTACGACGACGCACGCACCGCAGCAAGAGCACTCGCGACCGAGGCCGTGCACGCCGGCCGCGACGACCTCGCCCGGCAGGGTCTGCACGCCCCGCCGATCGATCTGTCCACCACCTACCCCTCCTACGACAGCCGGGCCGAGGCCGCCCGCATCGACGCGTTCGCCGCCACCGGCGCCGAGCCGGACGGGCCGCCCGTCTACGGCCGCCTCGGCAACCCGACCGTCGCCCGCTTCGAGACCGCCCTCGCCCGGCTGGAGGGGACCGACGCGGCGGTCGCCTTCGCCAGCGGCATGGCCGCACTGAGCGCGGTGCTCCTCGTCCGGGCCTCCATGGGGCTGCGCCACGTCGTCGCCGTACGCCCGCTGTACGGCTGCAGCGACCACCTGCTGACCGCCGGGCTGCTCGGCTCCGAGGTGACCTGGACCGACCCCGCGGGCATCGCGGACGCGCTGCGCCCGGACACCGGTCTGGTGATCGTGGAGACCCCGGCCAACCCGACGCTCGCCGAGGTCGATCTGCGGGCCGTCGCCCATGCCTGCGGCTCGGTGCCGCTGCTCGTCGACAACACGTTCGCCACGCCCGTCCTGCAGCGTCCCGCCGAGCACGGCGCCCGGCTCGTACTGCACAGTGCCACCAAGTACCTCGGCGGACACGGAGACGTGATGGCGGGCGTCGTGGCCTGCGACGAGGAGCTCGCCGGGCGGCTGCGGCAGGTGCGCTTCGCCACCGGCGGCGTCCTGCACCCGCTCGCCGGCTATCTGCTGCTGCGGGGCCTCGCCACCCTGCCGGTGCGGGTCCGCGCCGCGTCGGAGAACGCCGCCGAACTGGCCCGCCGGCTCTCCGCCGATCCGCGGGTCGCCCAGGTCCACTACCCGCGCATCGGCGGCGCCATGATCGCCTTCGAGGTCGACGGCGACCCGCACGAGGTCATCGGCGGCGTCCGCCTGATCACCCCGGCGGTGAGCCTCGGCAGCGTCGACACCCTCATCCAGCACCCGGCGTCCATCAGTCACCGCATCGTCGACGCGGACGACCGCCGGGGCGCCGGTGTGAGCGACCGGCTGCTGCGGATGTCCGTGGGCCTCGAGGACGTCGACGACCTGTGGGCCGACCTCGACCGGGCGCTGGGCGCGATGCAGACGGGCGCCGCCGCCGGGTCCGCGGACGAAGGCGCCGCCGGCACGCCGGCCCCGGCCGGCGCCCACTGA
- a CDS encoding rhodanese-like domain-containing protein: MTAAVPAVNPVLRVAPAAPAVAAAHFRASLAFHADVSDVAAALAAGTDPGFVVLDSRSTASWDQGHVPNAVHLPTALIPERAGDLLDPAVPVVTYCWGPGCDGATRAALALAELGYQVKEMLGGFEYWLREGFEFETWQGRERRPADPLTAPTGDENCGC; the protein is encoded by the coding sequence ATGACCGCCGCCGTCCCCGCCGTGAACCCCGTCCTGCGGGTCGCCCCCGCCGCGCCCGCCGTGGCCGCCGCCCACTTCCGGGCGAGCCTCGCCTTCCACGCGGACGTGTCCGACGTCGCCGCCGCACTCGCGGCCGGCACCGACCCCGGGTTCGTCGTCCTCGACTCCCGGTCCACGGCGTCCTGGGACCAGGGGCACGTCCCGAACGCCGTGCACCTGCCCACCGCGCTCATCCCGGAGCGGGCCGGGGACCTCCTCGACCCGGCCGTGCCCGTGGTGACGTACTGCTGGGGACCCGGCTGCGACGGCGCGACCCGCGCCGCGCTCGCCCTCGCCGAACTCGGCTACCAGGTCAAGGAGATGCTCGGCGGATTCGAGTACTGGCTGCGCGAGGGCTTCGAGTTCGAGACCTGGCAGGGCAGGGAACGGCGGCCCGCCGACCCGCTCACCGCACCCACCGGTGACGAGAACTGCGGTTGCTGA
- a CDS encoding GNAT family N-acetyltransferase: MSRDICDVTRAKNGRPVHAGRRDAVRLAALLTTAAVTGVVTHLLAHGSGASSLPVATALAAVAATLLVATGVRARWTRRHGHAPPSSDTGARPRSPEGAGQSEPDSDPAEAVTRRRTESVLWRMRTTVKDEPGSLAALCTALAGLGVDILSLQTHPLAEGTVDEFLLRAPGDVDGDGLVGAVAAAGGTRTWIERADTHDLVDAPTRVLGLATRTALDAAELPLALRQLLGRCTIRQRPGTPATGGRGPSPVPVEGVLEETVMRLRAPEGGVITVERPYLPFTPTEFARARALVELDARLGPRVPAGHDVLTLPEGDAITVRRADTGDLRAAREMHERCSARTLSMRYHGPVGDADRYLNHLLSPRYGRTLAVQTASGRIVGLGHLLWDGDETEVALLVEDDWQRRGIGGELLSRLVAMAAEANCESVYAVTQASNTGMVAAMRSLGLPLDYQIEEGTLVITARLDAPRPAAPHLSGTGERGDTSAR, from the coding sequence ATGAGCCGAGACATATGTGATGTGACGCGAGCGAAGAACGGCCGCCCGGTCCACGCGGGCCGACGTGACGCCGTACGCCTCGCCGCCCTGCTGACGACGGCGGCCGTGACCGGCGTCGTGACCCATCTGCTGGCACACGGATCCGGTGCCTCGTCCCTCCCCGTCGCCACGGCACTGGCGGCCGTGGCGGCGACGCTGCTGGTGGCGACGGGGGTGCGGGCACGCTGGACACGCCGCCACGGTCACGCACCGCCGTCCAGCGATACCGGTGCCCGGCCGCGCTCACCCGAGGGCGCCGGGCAGTCCGAGCCGGACAGCGACCCGGCCGAGGCCGTGACGCGGCGGCGTACGGAGAGCGTCCTGTGGCGGATGCGGACGACGGTGAAGGACGAGCCGGGCTCCCTGGCCGCGCTGTGCACGGCCCTGGCGGGGCTCGGCGTGGACATCCTGAGCCTCCAGACGCATCCGCTCGCCGAGGGCACGGTGGACGAGTTCCTGCTGCGGGCCCCCGGTGACGTGGACGGGGACGGCCTGGTCGGCGCGGTCGCGGCGGCCGGGGGCACCCGGACCTGGATCGAACGGGCCGACACCCACGACCTGGTCGACGCGCCGACCCGCGTCCTGGGCCTCGCCACCCGGACCGCGCTGGACGCGGCGGAACTGCCTCTGGCGCTCAGGCAGTTGCTGGGCCGGTGCACCATCCGGCAGCGTCCGGGCACACCCGCCACGGGAGGCCGGGGACCGTCGCCGGTGCCGGTGGAGGGTGTCCTGGAGGAGACCGTCATGCGGCTGCGGGCGCCGGAGGGCGGGGTGATCACGGTGGAGCGGCCGTATCTGCCGTTCACTCCGACCGAGTTCGCGCGGGCGCGGGCGCTGGTGGAGCTGGACGCCCGGCTCGGTCCGCGTGTCCCGGCCGGTCACGACGTCCTGACGCTCCCCGAGGGCGACGCGATCACCGTGCGCCGGGCCGACACCGGCGACCTCCGGGCCGCCAGGGAGATGCACGAGCGCTGCTCGGCACGGACGCTCTCGATGCGCTACCACGGGCCGGTCGGGGACGCGGACCGCTATCTGAACCACCTGCTGAGCCCCCGCTACGGCCGCACCCTCGCCGTGCAGACGGCGTCCGGCCGCATCGTCGGTCTCGGTCATCTGCTCTGGGACGGCGACGAGACGGAGGTCGCGCTGCTCGTCGAGGACGACTGGCAGCGGCGCGGGATCGGCGGTGAACTGCTGTCCCGGCTGGTGGCGATGGCCGCCGAGGCGAACTGCGAGAGCGTCTACGCCGTGACGCAGGCGTCCAACACGGGCATGGTCGCGGCGATGCGGTCGCTGGGCCTCCCCCTCGACTACCAGATCGAGGAGGGCACCCTGGTGATCACCGCCCGGCTGGACGCTCCGCGGCCGGCCGCCCCGCACCTCTCGGGCACCGGGGAACGCGGCGACACCTCGGCACGGTGA
- a CDS encoding SDR family oxidoreductase, with protein MPRLPHPGPDELRRDPLPLRGRTALVTGASRRGGIGHAVARRLAAYGASVYLHHHVPHDAAMPWGADRPEDVMASVREALGDPGARVASGPGDLSDPAAPAELVATAASALGGRLDILVANHALSGSDGTLDEIDAAMLDAHWAVDTRSVLLLVQAHARLRPAGPGGRVVMMTSGQDMAGGMPGEIAYALQKGALASITRSLADPLAARGITVNTVNPGPVDTDYLTGDAYDAVAARFPAGRWGMPDDPARLIAWLTTDEAGWITGEVINSEGGFRR; from the coding sequence ATGCCACGACTTCCGCATCCCGGCCCCGACGAACTGCGCCGTGATCCCCTGCCGTTGCGCGGCCGCACCGCCCTGGTGACCGGCGCCAGCCGGCGCGGCGGCATCGGGCACGCCGTCGCCCGCCGGCTCGCCGCGTACGGCGCGAGCGTCTATCTGCACCACCACGTCCCGCACGACGCAGCGATGCCCTGGGGCGCCGACCGCCCCGAGGACGTCATGGCGTCCGTGCGGGAGGCGCTCGGCGACCCCGGCGCACGGGTCGCCTCCGGCCCGGGCGACCTCTCCGACCCGGCCGCGCCCGCCGAACTCGTCGCCACGGCGGCCTCCGCGCTCGGCGGACGCCTCGACATCCTCGTCGCCAACCACGCCCTCAGCGGCAGCGACGGCACGCTCGACGAGATCGACGCGGCGATGCTCGACGCGCACTGGGCGGTCGACACCCGCTCGGTGCTCCTCCTCGTGCAGGCCCACGCCCGGCTCCGGCCGGCCGGGCCCGGGGGACGCGTCGTCATGATGACCTCGGGGCAGGACATGGCGGGCGGTATGCCCGGCGAGATCGCCTACGCCCTGCAGAAGGGCGCCCTCGCCTCCATCACCCGCTCCCTGGCGGACCCGCTCGCCGCGCGCGGGATCACCGTGAACACCGTCAACCCCGGACCCGTCGACACCGACTACCTCACCGGTGACGCGTACGACGCCGTCGCGGCCCGCTTCCCCGCCGGGCGGTGGGGGATGCCCGACGACCCCGCCCGACTCATCGCGTGGCTCACCACGGACGAGGCGGGCTGGATCACCGGCGAGGTCATCAACTCCGAAGGCGGCTTCCGCCGTTGA